One stretch of Meleagris gallopavo isolate NT-WF06-2002-E0010 breed Aviagen turkey brand Nicholas breeding stock chromosome 14, Turkey_5.1, whole genome shotgun sequence DNA includes these proteins:
- the LRTM1 gene encoding leucine-rich repeat and transmembrane domain-containing protein 1 has protein sequence MTGNWLLVLSIVFTVHMAHGCPQKCLCHMASKTADCKNRGFTEIPAHLPPETQILLLQNNRIWRINQNAFTRTPLLKILDLSNNSLSSFAPGALQKLRYLQVLNLTRNLIHYIENKTFSFLPHLKELDLSSNSIVRLPETFGNSTGNITLLSVKHNKLQKMERVLLESLPNLKVVLFKDNPWLCNCNVFGLKLWLESFLYRGGISDGIICATPGIRKGKDLLKVPYELFGACPLTTAHTHLATTHHHSFEHRSSLKHSHHNEHGENSRLSCEPKPKPRPVNLRHAIATVVITGVVCGIVCLMMLAAAVYGCAYAAITAKYHKEHLAPARQHGTPEEKEPFDSSLA, from the exons atgacAG GTAACTGGCTTCTGGTGCTGAGCATTGTCTTCACAGTACACATGGCTCATGGGTGTCCACAAAAATGCCTGTGCCATATGGCTTCAAAGACTGCAGACTGCAAGAATAGAGGTTTTACTGAAATTCCTGCCCACTTACCACCTGAAACTCAGATACTGCTGTTGCAGAATAACCGCATTTGGAGAATCAACCAAAATGCATTCACTAGAACACCACTGCTGAAAATCTTAGACTTGTCTAATAATTCTCTCTCAAGTTTTGCACCAGGTGCTTTACAAAAATTACGGTACCTACAAGTTCTAAACCTAACTAGAAATTTGATTCATTATATAGAAAACAAGACCTTCAGTTTCCTACCACACCTCAAAGAACTGGACCTGTCATCCAACAGCATTGTACGTTTGCCTGAGACTTTCGGAAACAGCACAGGGAATATTACATTACTGTCAGTGAAGCATAACAagcttcagaaaatggaaagagtTCTGCTGGAGTCACTTCCAAACCTTAAAGTTGTTCTTTTCAAGGATAATCCCTGGCTATGTAATTGCAATGTCTTTGGCTTGAAACTGTGGTTGGAGAGTTTTTTATACAGAG gaggAATAAGTGATGGCATCATCTGTGCAACACCAGGGATTCGGAAGGGCAAGGACCTCCTCAAAGTTCCTTATGAACTGTTTGGGGCATGCCCACTTACGACAGCTCACACTCATCTGGCCACCACTCATCACCACAGCTTTGAGCACAGGAGTTCTCTGAAGCACTCTCACCACAACGAACATGGGGAAAACAGCAGGCTAAGTTGTGAACCCAAACCAAAGCCGAGGCCTGTTAATTTGCGTCATGCAATTGCCACTGTAGTAATAACTGGAGTTGTCTGTGGAATTGTGTGTCTAATGATGTTGGCAGCTGCTGTTTATGGTTGTGCCTATGCTGCAATTACTGCTAAATACCACAAAGAACATTTGGCCCCTGCAAGACAGCATGGGACTCCTGAGGAAAAAGAGCCATTTGATAGCTCCTTGGCTTGA